TTATATACAGGCGCATGCAACTAATTTGGGATAGTTTTATTTAACTGGTAAAAATCAACGTTAAAATGCTGTTCTTGTGCTATTTAGATGGAATACCAGTTTTCCATGAAGGTGGTTTACTACTAAACAAGAACCATCCTGTTCCTTGCTGGAAAGCCCCCGTTTGCTCATGATTTTACCCTCCCTTTTCTGCTGGCTGTTTTGGGAAGCAGAGCAGTCCTGTCTTCCTCTCCTTGGGGCCCAAAATGTCATGAGTCACAGGGGCGCAGGGGCCCTGGGCTCTCTGAGGGGGGGACAGACTTTTCAGCCCCACAGTCCTCGTCACCCTCTTGTCCTGCCTCATCCAGATAAACCCAATGCACTGTGCTAGCCGTGCCTCTCTGGACCCCCCAAGCCCTGGTGTTGGGTGCCCAGCCAGCCCCGAGCCCCATcacccacacagctgctgctgctgtgccaagatagtttttattaacaaaaccaATTAGCGCCGCTCTGCTCCTCTCCAgatgtttttcagcttctcttgcgaGACCAGATGTAGCCGGGAGCGGAGATCCTGGCCCTGGGCCCTGTTCTCCTGCTTTGGATCCTGGCGATGGTCTTTGTCTCTCATCCCCAGTTGGTGTCTTGGGACCATGGACATCCCCCCTGTGCGTGCTCAGCGAGAGCTTCCAGGAGAGCCCCTTGGCTGCTCCTGGCTTTATATCCCTGCCTGCGCTTGGGGCCCTGATGAGGTGAAGTTTGGTTTCTAGCTAagctggagctgtaaaaagctgCTCCTTATTCCCAGGGCACCCCATCAACACTGGCACCAGGGTTATGGGACACCCTTGGACCAGGCACAGCAGGGTGGAGCAGGATGTGAATTTACCCATTATCTTTATTACGACTTGAAAAAGCAGTTGGACATTTGTGTCCCACAATTTACATCTTCCCCATGGCTTCCGAGGTCGGACGCATCCCTCACCATGGGGATGTCTTTGTGACATGGGCCAACTCTTGCCTGGAGAGGAGCAAGACTTGCACAAGACCCCTTGGGTGACAGCTGTCTCCCTAGCTTTTCCTGTAGTCTTTGGGGAGAAAGAGGTGCTTTTGGAGGATCCTCCATCTCAGACAACTGCCAGCTTGGCCTGCTGGACACGTCCATGGCTTGAGAGCTAAACAGTGGACTAAAATCCACTTCTCATAACACCCACGTGGTGCTGCTCACCTCAGCTCCTCTGCCAGGGCTGCAGCGGGGTCTCGCAGCCCAGGAGGGTCCTTGCAGTGTGGAGACTGATGATGCCTCGTCCTTTTCTTCCCAGGGATGGTGGGGTTGGAGGTGACCCACCACCCACCCTCGTACTTCCATTGCATTAACCATTCAGGAGCTCAGCGCCATGGGGTGGGGCTGCCCAGGTTTTGGGCCCAGTTTGCTAGTGGGGGGACTGCAGGTGGCTCCTAATTTCTACATAGGCTTTAGGGATTCATCAGCGGGGCGGTGAGAGCgacagccagggcagggcagcctTGGTGGGCACAGCCCGGATGCGGCAAAGCGAGTACCCAAGGGCAGCAGGACCTGAGCTCTGTGCAAGGCTGCTGGAGGTGGTTTGCAGTCCGGGATCGCAGCCCGGAATCCAGGTGTCCATCAGAGCCATGGTCCAGTGCAGGAGCCGAGAGCCCATCCCCTCGGGTGCGGGCAGGGAGCCGTGCCACCGGTGCCGGTCTCACTCTTCGCCTGGGTGCTCCCCAACTGTCCACTTGGCCTTCACATCCCGGAAAGGAGTGATGTCCTCGTAGGTGGCCATCTGCTCCACCTCCAGGCCCTGTGCCAAGAAGAAGGAGGTTGAGACACGGGAGGAGGACCATGGTTCCATCCATGGTGCATCTCGCCTTGGGACACCCAAGTGGGGACCCATTTCCAGGCTGTTCCCCCAGATATTGGGGCAGCTTCTGAGAGGGGAGAAGATGGTGATAGATGGTTGGATGTGCTCAGAGCTTGGCTCAGTGCTTGCAAAAGGCACTTGGGAGGAAGATGCCCTGATGCACCCTGCAAGGGCTGGTGGTACCTAGCAGACACCCAGCAAGGGCACAACTCTCTATTTCAAGGCTCAGGTTGATATTACAGAGGTACTTCTGTAATTAGTGAAGCATTACCTCATAggtgtggtcctcctctgggctttCCTTGCCTTCACCCTATGGAAAGGAGAGTCACAGGCTGGGTGTCAGCAGCCACCAGGATCCCCCATCCCGTGTCCCCGGACTCATCCCACCAGGCCAGGTCCCACCGCTTCCACaggcaaatccacacagtcccACATACCATTTTAGATGTTTATTTTCCCAGTTCAGCTAGCCACGCCCTCATGCAACAGCCCCAAACCCAGTGcctgcccatccccatccctagCAGTGTCCTGCCCAGGATGCAGGACATTGCTGTGAGCACCGCAGCGACAAAGCTGGGGACATCCCCACTGCTGGAGATGCTGTCACTTACTTTGTCTAGGAAGAGGAGCATGGGGATGCTGATGAAGATGACAAGCAGGATGGActggatgatgatgatggtgtCTTTCAGGGTGTTCCTGCTCTGGATCTGCTGGATGCTACTGTGACCTGGGGGCAGCAGCACAAGGAGAGCCCCAAGTCCCACCTCTGTGCCAGGCTCCCGGGGAACAGGGACAAGCTCAGCATGGCCACAGGTTTGTATATCAGGAAGAGTGGACTGGGGGGACAAGGATGACATGCCCTCACCCTTGAGAGAGACCAGAGCATTGTAAACTGCCCCCCAGGGTTGGCATCAGGGACCATCTCTGGGATGAGACATCTTGGGCAGGACCCACCACTAGTCAGGACCAGGAAAAATCTGATTTATTAGGGAAATGCAGTCCCTGAGGTGTGTTTTTGTAGGATGGACATGCCAGGGCAAACTGGGGGAGGTTGTCCTGCTGCTTGATGGCTGGCAATAAGCAAAGAAACCTCTGTAGTGCTATGGAACATCTACAGTTGTGTTTGAAGGGGTCCCACCAGCATGGGGAAAGGTAGGTGCATAGGAGCACAATGTCGGGTTCATATGGAGGGGGAAAgggtgagagaaggagaaagagcattTCTTGGGGTGCACAGAGGATGGGGAGGTCCCACTCACCCATGACTCTGAGCTCTGTCGCGCACAATTGCGGCTGCTTCTTCTCCGCCGTGAGGTTCTTGCTGTCACACACATAGATGCCGTTGTCCTCATAGGTGATCCTGAAGATGGTGAAGTTGATGAGGTTGTCTTTCCTCTCAATGCTGTAGCGGGAGGTGCTGTGATCCAGCCCGTAGAGGTCATCACTGTCCTCTGCTGTTTTGTACCACTGCATGTTATGGGGCTCCTGGGAGTAGCAGATGAAGTGGACGGGCATGTTCTTCTTGGCCGCCACATAGCGCGGGTGCTGCTGCACCACAGGGCACCCACTGCCTGCCAGGGGACGAAGGCGGTCGTGATGAGCAAGGATGCAGCACCCGGGGAGCATCGGAAAAAAAGCTGCTCCCATGAGACCCTCCCCAGCATCTCCCAAATCAAGAGCTTCCCATTTTCACGAATTATACTGCTTTTGAgcattcagttttgttttggtgaaTCATCATCCTCTGTGGGTAGACATCAGAGAATTTTGGTGAAAACATGCTTTTAATGGAAACTCAAATTTTCTGTGGGAATGGCTTCACTCAAATACTTTTTTGCTGCTCCCACCCCACTTCTTTATATACATCTTGTTAGTCCCAGCTCCAAAATTACAGCCTATGCTGGCACACACCACGGAGACTTTGCTAGGACAGACCCATCTCCCCAGATGGCTTCTCTCATGTTTCCATATTTTTcgcattttgctgtattttttatttttgcctgtgtTTTGGAACCAGAGCCGGTGAGGTTGAGGGTTCGTCTGGGTTGCAGAGTTCATGCTTAATACCCCACAGGTGGAAATGGCACAAGCGCTCTGTGCTTGAGCCCAGTACTGGGTCCCAAGGCACAGCTTGTTCATGCAATGTGCTCTGCAAATGCAGAGGAAAACCATGTGTGTGCTTAGGAAAGACAAAATGGATCCAGCTttgcagagggagagggaaggtgcagggctggggaaatGCCATGGAGGAGGTCACAGCCTGGGAATTGCCTTTGTGATGGAGAAGGCCTGTGGGTGATGGGACATCTCCAGCTCTGCAGGGGACTGGTACCTTTGTGGCATAGCCAGCGGGGATGGGAGGGACCCTGGGGACGTGTGTAGGGAAAGAGCCCAGTGGGTCTGAGAGGTTACCTGTGCTGCTCCTGGTGCTGTTCCTGTCTGCTGAGATCCCACCTGCAAGACAGGAGAAGGGCCCTGAGATAGTGGCCAAGAACCCATGTAGGACAAGCCCATGTAGGATGTCCCACATGGGATGGCATGCACCGTGGGTCCTTGGTGCCCACGCCATATAGGACGGAGTGCTTGGGAGCATCAGCCAGAACCCCACTCGGAGGACGTGGGGCAGCACAGATTTGTGTACAAACACCTCTATTTCCATCCATCTCCTTAATCTTCTCTGAGTTGCTTTCTGGTTGACATCCCGGGGAAACCTGCCTTTGCTATTAATATCCCCCTAGGCTGGCACCTCTCAGAAAGGGTCCAGACAGACTCATACCTCTTTATTTACACTTTCCATTTTCTGAATCAACCAGAAACCCTTTCCCTGCTGAGTCTTCCTTGGGCGTGGAGACCCATGATGGCCAGGGGGGTTCTCAGACCCCAGAACAATGCAGCCCCCCTGGAACAAGGGCTGGATGGAGCTGTGGGACCTGCGATAACGTGCAGGAagtggggtgaggtggggggggaccccagcacccatgggtgcccctgCCCACAACTCCAGTGCCCCTGTGCCTCGGTTCCTcttgctgcagctgggcaggaaGCACCAGCCCTGTTTACCGCACCGCTTCAGTGCCCGGCTCCGTCCGCTTGATGAATACTCACCAAACCCCACTGTGGGGAAGCTGGCATGGAGGCGGGGAGCTGCACCCCCTCCTAGCATATTAGGGCAGCTGCAAAACTCCCCCCAGAAGAATGAAGGTTCTGAGTTTTGCCCTGAGCCTCACCAACCTCCTGCAGACCTTCCTGCCCTGAACAACAgcctggcagggagctgctggctcaGCGGtgggctcccctccctgccccagagcCTCTTCCAGGTCTGTGCTGCCCTGATCACCTCCAGCACCTACATCTCTTCAGGTAAACTCTCCCCTCCAgcctcatttcatttttttctgagatggGGAGAGGTGCCTCGTCCAGGCTGTGCGTTGGGTACGTGTCCCTGCCACCTTCAGTTCTGCTGGCCAGCCGGGACACAGGGCTTTGCTTTCCATGTTTTGTTGGTGTTTCTAAATGAAGACCAGGCTGGTCGCTCACCCTGAAAGCCCTCACACCCCTCAAAGCCAAGATTTCTATTGCAGCCATGGGTGGGCTGAGCTTCCCCTGTCCTCCCTTGAAGCCTTGGAGCTGGGATGCCCTGCAGCCTTGAATCCATGCTGGCCTTGGATGGCCACCCAACAGAAATCCTTTAAGCGTCCTTTCTCCTGAGGGCACAAGCTTCCCCAGCTGACGGTAGGATCTGCTGCAGGTTTTTGTGGGTGTCCCTGCACCAAGCAAAAAGGGTTGGAAGGGGACAGGAGCCTGTGTCCTGGGtttagctgctgcttctccacgGTGATGCAAAGGGGAACAGCACAGGGATGTTCATGCAGGGCCCACAAATCACCCccaaaagccttttttcctcccagttctgCTCTGATCCCAGGCACTGAACCCCATGGAGCAAAGGGACATGGCTTGGCCATAGCCTCAGCAACGTTCCAGCCCCATCCTCAGACCTCTGAGAGCAAtaaatggtaaaaaaaaccccaacaacctttTCTTTCCTGCCACCTGCAACCACAGCCGAGCAGGCTCTGCACCCATTAGGCATCGGGCTCCTGCCAAAGCCAGCCAGCTGCCCAAGAAAGTGTCCCATCTCTgcacccctccctgcaccccaataggaagcaaaacccaaaacccaaggCAGGTGTCGAGCCGTGAGCCCTTGCGGGTCCACCCTGGCTCTActgtgcccagggctggcttccTGCGCAAAGCAGGACTGAGAGTGGTGATTGCAAAGCTTAAAAGTAATGCATTTAAAGCCAGACCTGGGTGAAGTCCCTCATTGCAGTAACCAAGGGACGCATGCTGGTGCATTGCCTGGGCGCacatttctttgttctgaaatGCAAAGCCCGTGTTTGATGCCTACCTGTGACCAGAGCCATCAGCCAGAGGTTCACCTGCAGCACCCAGAGCCTTGTGCAAAAATCAGCCATCTTTCACTGCAAATGGCAGGGAAACATCCAGTCACCGGCCCTTGCTTCTGCAAAACACAGCGGCTGCTCCGACTGGCTTGGCCTCCGTACCTAAAAATGGCAAAGCTGCTGCTACACAAGACGGCCCCTTTCCTGCTCATGTAAATCCTCCTTGATGGGGACTTTCCCCTTGGGGCCAGTTTTGAATGCAGCGCAGACGCTGGGGCGGCTGGTGCCTGCGCCCTGGGCACCATCCAGCCTCGTGTCACCAGGCTGTGCTCATCATGGTGGCGTTATTTGATGGAGGTGGCCACAACTGGTGTGGGTCCACACCAGAACTGGAGATGAGCCCACCTGCAAAGCACCTGGTGATGCAAAACCTTGGCTGAGCACAGGGGATGTGCCCAGGGAGCAGGATTTAACCGCTGCATCCCCGGGGGGGTAGAGGATGGGGGGTTACCCCCACGGTTGCACCCCAG
This genomic window from Accipiter gentilis chromosome 5, bAccGen1.1, whole genome shotgun sequence contains:
- the CD79B gene encoding B-cell antigen receptor complex-associated protein beta chain; this translates as MADFCTRLWVLQVNLWLMALVTGGISADRNSTRSSTGSGCPVVQQHPRYVAAKKNMPVHFICYSQEPHNMQWYKTAEDSDDLYGLDHSTSRYSIERKDNLINFTIFRITYEDNGIYVCDSKNLTAEKKQPQLCATELRVMGHSSIQQIQSRNTLKDTIIIIQSILLVIFISIPMLLFLDKGEGKESPEEDHTYEGLEVEQMATYEDITPFRDVKAKWTVGEHPGEE